The nucleotide window CAGCAGCGGCCAGTCGGCGATGGCGTCTGAGCCGTCTTTCATGCCCTCGGTCTCGCGGTAGGGCGAGGCGACGGAGCCGGAATCCAGGTGGTCCCGACCGATCACGATCGGGGCGCTCAGCTCACCGGAGGCGACCATCTCGTTGAATTTGAGGCCGGCCAGGTGCCGTTCCTGGTAGCCGAGCCAGCAGATGCGGGCGGGCAGGCCCTCGAACTGCACCTTCTCGCCGGCGGCGGTGATCCATCGGCGCAGGTGCTCGTCGTGCGGGAAGAGCTCGACGATGGCCTGGTCGGTGGCCGCGATGTCTGCCGGGTCGCCCGAGAGGGCCGCCCAGCGGAACGGGCCCTTGCCTTCGGCGAAGAGCGGCCGGATGTAGGCCGGCACGAAGCCGGGGAAGTCGAATGCCCGCTCGCAGCCACCGAGCAGCGCCTCGGCGCGGATGGAGTTGCCGTAGTCGAAGACCTCGGCGCCGGCATCCTGGAAGTCGACCATGGCCTGCACCTGCTTGGCCATGGTGGCGCGGGCCTGGCGGGTGAATTCCTCGGGGTTTTCGGCGGCGTAGGCGTGCCACTCGGCGACCGTGACGCCCTCTGGCAGGTAGGCCAGAGGGTCGTGCGCGCTGGTCTGGTCGGTGACGATGTCGATGGGCACCTGGCGGGCCCGCAGTTCGGCGAAGACCGTGGCGGCGTTGCCGACCAGGCCCACCGAGAGCGGCCGGCGTTCGGCCTTGGCGGCGAGCACCCGGGCGATGGCGTCGTCGATGTCGGCGGTCATCTCGTCGAGGTAACCGCGCTCCACCCGACGCTGAAGCCGGGTCGGGTCGACGTCGACGATGAGCACCACTCCCTCGTTGAGGGTCACGGCCATCGGCTGGGCGCCGCCCATGCCGCCGGCGCCGCCGGTGAGGGTGAGGGTGCCGGCCAGGGTGCCGCCGAACCTCTTCGCGGCCACGGCGGCGAAGGTCTCGTAGGTGCCCTGCAGGATGCCCTGGGTGCCGATGTAGATCCAGGACCCGGCGGTCATCTGGCCGTACATGGTGAGCCCGAGGGCCTCGAGCTTGCGGAACTCGGGCCAGGTGGCCCAGTCGCCGACGAGGTTGGAGTTGGCGATCAGCACCCGCGGCGCCCACTCGTGGGTGCGGAACACGCCCACCGGCTTGCCGGACTGCACGAGCAGGGTCTCGTCCTTCTCCAGCGTGGTGAGGGTGCGCACGATGGCGTCATAGGCCTCCCAGTTGCGGGCGGCCTTGCCCGTGCCGCCGTAGACGACGAGCTTCTCCGGGTGCTCGGCCACCTCGGGGTCGAGGTTGTTCATCAGCATCCGGAGCGGGCCCTCGGTCTGCCAGCTCTTGGCGGTGAGGGTGGTGCCGCGGGCGGCGCGCACGATGCGGGGCGGATGCGCGTCGGTGGGCGGGGCATCCGTCGCTGTGGTCATCGTGGGGCTGGTGGGGCCGGTCTCGGTCAGGTCGGGCATGAGCGGGGTCTGCTTTCTCGAGAGCTGAAGGGAGGGGTCGGTGAATCAGTACAGGTCGCCGGTGGCGCTCTGGGCGGCGGAGAGCACGGCGCCGCTCCGCACGGAGGCGGCCACGGACTCGATCTCGGGGGAGAGGAACCGGTCGGGGCCGGGGCCGGCGACCTCGCGGCGCACCTCGGCGAGCACGGCTCCGGTGGCCGGGCCCGGCGTGAGGGGCGCGCGCAGGTCGAGGGCCCGGCTCGCGGTCATGACCTCGATGCCGAGCACCCGGGCGAGCCCGTCGATGCCGGTGCGCAGCTTGCGGGCGGCGTGCCAGCCCATCGACACGTGGTCCTCCTGCATGGCCGAGGAGGGGATCGAGTCGACCGAGGCGGGCACGGCCAGGCGCTTGAGCTCGGAGACGATGCCCGCGGCGGTGTACTGGGCGATCATCAGGCCGGAATCGACTCCCACGTCGTGGGCGAGGAACGCGGGCAGGCCGTTGTTGCGGGCCGGGTCGAGCATCCGGTCGGTGCGGCGTTCGGACATGCTGGCCACGTCGGCCACGGCGATGGCGAGGAAGTCGAGCACATAGGCGACCGGGGCACCGTGGAAGTTGCCGTTGGATTCGACCCGGCCGTCGATGGTGACGACGGGGTTGTCGATCGCGCTGGCCAGTTCGCGGTCGGCGATGCGGCCGGCGTGGTCGATCGTGTCGCGGGCGGCGCCGTGCACCTGCGGGGCGCAGCGCAGCGAGTAGGCGTCCTGTACCCGGGTGCACTCCGGGCCCTTGTGGCTGGCCACGATGGGGGAGCCGGCGAGCAGGTGGCGGAGGTTCGTGGCGGAGGCCTGCTGGCCGAGCTGGGGGCGGAGGCTCGCGAGGTCGGCGGCGAAGACGGCATCCGTGCCGAGCAGGGCCTCGATGCTCATCGCCGCGGCCACGTCGGCGGTGGCGAGCAGGGTGTGCAGGTCGTGCAGGGCCAGGCTGAGCTGGCCGAGCATACCGTCGGTGCCGTTGATCAGCGCCAGGCCCTCCTTCTCGGCCAGCAGCACGGGCTCGAGTCCGGCGGCGGCGAGGGCAGCGGCCGCGGGCAGTTCCACGCCGGCCCGGTCGCGCACGCTGCCCTCACCCATCAGGGCCAGGGCGCAGTGAGCCAGCGGGGCCAGGTCGCCCGAGCAGCCGAGCGAGCCGTACTCGCGAACGATCGGGGTGATGCCGGCGTTCAGCATGCCGGCGTACGCCTCGGCGGTCGACAGGCGGATGCCGGTGCGGCCGGTGAGCAGCGTCGACAGGCGCAGCAGCATGAGGGCGCGCACGGTCTCCCGTTCCACCTCCGCGCCGGAGCCGGCCGCGTGCGAGCGCACCAGGCTCTGCTGCAGCCGGGTGCGGTCGGCGGCGGTGATGAAGGTGGTGGCGAGGGCGCCGAAGCCCGTGGAGATGCCATAGTGCGGTGCCACGTCGGTGGCGAGCACCTCGATGATGGCGCGGCTGGCGGCCACGGCAGCGCGGGCGTCCTCGCCGATGAGCACGGGGGCGTCGTGGCGGGCGACGGCCACGACATCCGCCACGGTGACCGGCCCCGTACCCACGGTGACCGGGGTCGGGGCAATGGTGGCGGCGGGAAGGACGGTGTCGACGGTGTGCATGCTCCTATCTGACTCCTGCGCGGGCGGCGGCGCAGCGCCTTTCAACCGGTTGGTGTCTCGTATACGAGACAGTTCGCCACGCCGCAGGAAACTTGACGTCGGGTTTAGGGTGGGCAGTGAGCCAGTGGAGGTACCGGGATGCTTTCGACCGACCTGATGACGGATGCCTTCGGCCGGGTGCGCGAAGCCGTGCATGCGGTGCTCGTCGGCGCCGGCCCCGCGCTGCTCGAGTACCGCGCCGATCACGAGGCCAACACCATCGGCTGGCTGATCTGGCACCTCACCCGCGTGCAGGACGACCACGTCGCCGACCTGATGGGCGAGCCCCAGGTCTGGACGACCGGCGGCTGGCAGAAGCGCTTCAACCTGCCGTTCGCGGCCGCCGCGACGGGCTACGGCCAGAGCTCGGCCGACGTGGCCGCGGTGCGCGCCGGCGCCGACCTGCTGCTCGGCTACTTCGACGCCGTGCACGAACGCACGATCGACTATCTGGGCACTCTGCACGAGGACGACTTCAGCCGCATCGTCGACACCCGCTGGACGCCAGCGGTGACCCTGGCCGTGCGGTTGGTCAGCGTGATCGGGGACGACCTGGAGCATGCCGGCCAGGCCGCCTTCGTGCGGGGGCTGGCGATGCGGGCCGGCCTGCACTGACCCCACCCACGCCCGTACCCGCACGCGAGTTCCGCGAGAGCGGTCATACGGCTGCTTCGCTGCGCTGTGGTGACCCTTTCCCCGCTCTCGCGAGATGCTGAGTTCGCGAGAGCGGTCATGTGGCTGCCTGGTTGGGCTGTGGTGACCATTTCCCCGCTTTCGCGAATGGGGCCGCGGGGGCACCCGGCTAGGCTCGGGGGCAGCACCTCGACCCAGGAGAGCCCGTGGCCCACTCGTATCCGCTGTACGTGAACGTGCTGGCGCAGTGCTTCTGCTGCCAGTCGCTGCAGCCGTTCCACTTCACCTCGGCGACCGATCAGGTGGTGTGCACACACTGCCTGCGTCACCTGGGCGCCGAGAAGGCCGAGCAGCGTGACACCGATCACATCAAGCTCTGGCTGGGACAGTTCGCCGCGCAGCAGGAGACCCTGCAGGAGCTCGCCACCACCACCACCGCCACGATCGCCGAGCGCGACGCGGAGATCGCCGCGCTCGCCGCGCAGGTGGCCGAGCTCACCGGCATCGTGGCCGGCCGGTTCGACCGCGGCCCCGATGCGGCCCTGCGCGGCCTGCTCGAGACCGAGGTGCTCAAGCGTGCCGAACGCAAGGCCGAGCTGGGCCAGCGCCGCACGGATGCCGCGATGGCCGTGCTCTGGCAGATCGACAGGTTGCACCAGGTCACCCCGGCCGACCCACAGCGCTGCGGATGCGGCAAGTCGACCGCTGCCTGCCCCGAAACCCGGGCGTTGGGCCCGGTGCGCCAGGCGCTGGGTGACTGGGAGGCGAAGAACCAGAAGCTGCACGCCGCCGGCCAGCGGCACGCCCTGCCGGCCGGGCATCCCGACCTGCCCTGACCCGCCCGGCCCCGACAAGGGTGGCCCATTTTCGCTAGTGAGGAGCCCGCCACCACTAGCAAAAATGGGCCGGTCTCTGGTTCGGCCGCGCGCGCTCCGCCCGGCCCCAACAAGGGTGGCCCACTTTCGCTAGTGCGGGGGTGCCGCTCACTAGCGAAAATGGGCCACTCATGGGGTGGGCTGCCGGGAGAAGGTCAGACCGCGGGGCGGGCGACCGAGGACCGGCCGGGGTCGCGCGCGCCGAAGCTGGAGGAACCGGGGCTGGGCGTGAGGCCCAGGCGGCGCACGATCTCGGCGGCCTCCTCGGCGGGCTTGCGGCCCGCGTCGATGGTGATCGCGTTTTCGTCGGGCCCGGGCACCTCGAGCGTAGCCACCTGCGAGTCGAGCAGCGAGGTGGGCATGTAGTGGTCGTGCCGGGTGGCCAGGCGCCGCCCGATCAGGTCTTTCGATCCGGTGAGGTGCACGAAGATCACGTTGTGCTCGCGCAGCACGTCGCGGTAGCGGCGCTTGAGCGCCGAGCAGGTGATGATGCCGGGCACGCCCGCCATGGTGTGCTCGATGATCCACGACGAGATGGTGTCGAGCCACGGCGCGCGGTCCTCGTCGTTGAGCGGCTCGCCGGAGGACATCTTGTCGATGTTCTCCTGCGGGTGCAGGTCGTCGCCCTCCTCGAGGTCCCAGCCGAGCTGGCCGGCGAGGATGCCCGCCACGGTGGACTTGCCGGATCCGGAGATGCCCATGATCACGAGCACGGGCTGCTGATTCTCATACATGGCTAGATCACAATGTTCAGCAGGAGGACACCGGCCAGGCCGGTGACGGAGATGATGCACTCCATGAGCGTCCAGGTCTTGAGGGTCTGCGGCACGTTGGTGCCCAGGTACTCCTTGACCAACCAGAAGCCCGCGTCGTTGACGTGCGAGAGGAACAGCGAACCGGCGCCGATGGCGAGAACCATGAGCGACACATCCGTGGCCCCCAGGCTGGCGGCGACAGGGGCGAGGATGCCGGCGGCCGTGACGGTGGCGACGGTGGCCGACCCCGTGGCGACGCGCACGAGTGCGGCAACGACCCAGGCCAGCACGAGAACCGAGATGCTCGAGCCGTTGACGGCGTCGGCGATGACGGTACCGATGCCGGTGTCGATGAGGACTTGCTTGAAGCCACCGCCGGCGCCGACGATGAGCAGGATGCCCGCGATGGGCGGCAGGGAGTCGGAGAGGGACTTCGACACGGCCGCGCGGTCCATGCCGCCGCCGCGGCCGAAGACGATCATGGCGTAGATCACGGCGATGCCCAGGGCGATCATCGGGGTGCCGAGGAAGTCGAGGGCGGAGTTGAGCGGGTCGGTCGAACCGGGGTTGAGGGCGTCGGCGATCGAGCGGGCGAGCATGAGCACGACGGGCAGCAGGATGCCGGAGATCGTGGCGATGAAGCTCGGGCGCTTGATGTTCTCTTCCAGGCCCTGGTCGGCGGCGGTGATGAACATCTCGGGAACCGGCACCTGCACCCAGCGGCTGGCGAACTTGCTGAACAGCGGGCCGGCGACGATCACGGTGGGGATGGCGATGAGCACGCCGATGGCCAGGGTGAGGCCGAGGTTGGCGCTGAGGGTGGTGACGGCCACGAGGGGGCCGGGGTGCGGCGGCACGAGGCCGTGCATGACCGACAGGCCGGCCAGCGCCGGGATGGCGATGCGGATGAGCGACTGGCCGCTGCGGCGGGCCACGAGGATGATGACGGGGATGAGGAGGACCAGGCCGACCTCGAAGAACATCGGCAGGCCGATCAGGCCACCGATGAGCGCCATGGTCCACGGCAGGGTGCGCACGCTCGAGCGGCTGACCAGCGCGTCGACGATGCGGTCGGCTCCACCGGAGTCTGCGAGCAGCTTGCCGAACATGGCGCCGAAGCCCACGAGCACGCCCACGCCGGCCATGGTGGCGCCGAAGCCGGCGCCGAAGCTGGTGACGGCGGCGTTCGGGGCCATGCCGGCGCCCACGCCCACGCCGACGGCGCCGATGGAG belongs to Cryobacterium sp. SO2 and includes:
- a CDS encoding gluconokinase, which produces MYENQQPVLVIMGISGSGKSTVAGILAGQLGWDLEEGDDLHPQENIDKMSSGEPLNDEDRAPWLDTISSWIIEHTMAGVPGIITCSALKRRYRDVLREHNVIFVHLTGSKDLIGRRLATRHDHYMPTSLLDSQVATLEVPGPDENAITIDAGRKPAEEAAEIVRRLGLTPSPGSSSFGARDPGRSSVARPAV
- a CDS encoding gluconate:H+ symporter; protein product: MNVTRAIQAVEPVVPAGSTLQLILAAVIGVAVIIVLITWLKVHPFLALSIGAVGVGVGAGMAPNAAVTSFGAGFGATMAGVGVLVGFGAMFGKLLADSGGADRIVDALVSRSSVRTLPWTMALIGGLIGLPMFFEVGLVLLIPVIILVARRSGQSLIRIAIPALAGLSVMHGLVPPHPGPLVAVTTLSANLGLTLAIGVLIAIPTVIVAGPLFSKFASRWVQVPVPEMFITAADQGLEENIKRPSFIATISGILLPVVLMLARSIADALNPGSTDPLNSALDFLGTPMIALGIAVIYAMIVFGRGGGMDRAAVSKSLSDSLPPIAGILLIVGAGGGFKQVLIDTGIGTVIADAVNGSSISVLVLAWVVAALVRVATGSATVATVTAAGILAPVAASLGATDVSLMVLAIGAGSLFLSHVNDAGFWLVKEYLGTNVPQTLKTWTLMECIISVTGLAGVLLLNIVI
- a CDS encoding DUF664 domain-containing protein → MLSTDLMTDAFGRVREAVHAVLVGAGPALLEYRADHEANTIGWLIWHLTRVQDDHVADLMGEPQVWTTGGWQKRFNLPFAAAATGYGQSSADVAAVRAGADLLLGYFDAVHERTIDYLGTLHEDDFSRIVDTRWTPAVTLAVRLVSVIGDDLEHAGQAAFVRGLAMRAGLH
- the hutH gene encoding histidine ammonia-lyase, which gives rise to MHTVDTVLPAATIAPTPVTVGTGPVTVADVVAVARHDAPVLIGEDARAAVAASRAIIEVLATDVAPHYGISTGFGALATTFITAADRTRLQQSLVRSHAAGSGAEVERETVRALMLLRLSTLLTGRTGIRLSTAEAYAGMLNAGITPIVREYGSLGCSGDLAPLAHCALALMGEGSVRDRAGVELPAAAALAAAGLEPVLLAEKEGLALINGTDGMLGQLSLALHDLHTLLATADVAAAMSIEALLGTDAVFAADLASLRPQLGQQASATNLRHLLAGSPIVASHKGPECTRVQDAYSLRCAPQVHGAARDTIDHAGRIADRELASAIDNPVVTIDGRVESNGNFHGAPVAYVLDFLAIAVADVASMSERRTDRMLDPARNNGLPAFLAHDVGVDSGLMIAQYTAAGIVSELKRLAVPASVDSIPSSAMQEDHVSMGWHAARKLRTGIDGLARVLGIEVMTASRALDLRAPLTPGPATGAVLAEVRREVAGPGPDRFLSPEIESVAASVRSGAVLSAAQSATGDLY
- the hutU gene encoding urocanate hydratase, encoding MTTATDAPPTDAHPPRIVRAARGTTLTAKSWQTEGPLRMLMNNLDPEVAEHPEKLVVYGGTGKAARNWEAYDAIVRTLTTLEKDETLLVQSGKPVGVFRTHEWAPRVLIANSNLVGDWATWPEFRKLEALGLTMYGQMTAGSWIYIGTQGILQGTYETFAAVAAKRFGGTLAGTLTLTGGAGGMGGAQPMAVTLNEGVVLIVDVDPTRLQRRVERGYLDEMTADIDDAIARVLAAKAERRPLSVGLVGNAATVFAELRARQVPIDIVTDQTSAHDPLAYLPEGVTVAEWHAYAAENPEEFTRQARATMAKQVQAMVDFQDAGAEVFDYGNSIRAEALLGGCERAFDFPGFVPAYIRPLFAEGKGPFRWAALSGDPADIAATDQAIVELFPHDEHLRRWITAAGEKVQFEGLPARICWLGYQERHLAGLKFNEMVASGELSAPIVIGRDHLDSGSVASPYRETEGMKDGSDAIADWPLLNALLNTASGATWVSIHHGGGVGIGRSIHAGQVIVADGTPLAAEKIARVLTNDPGTGVMRHVDAGYERAEEVARERGLRVPMWETDAPAPAATDAPDA